A window of Strix aluco isolate bStrAlu1 chromosome 2, bStrAlu1.hap1, whole genome shotgun sequence contains these coding sequences:
- the COMMD6 gene encoding COMM domain-containing protein 6 isoform X3: protein MLPKHAVQVIRHVWNEQGKSISVSEDARNMATVGQFVDIKWKLGVAMSSDTCRSLKYPYVTVTLKVADPSGQITDKSFEMTIPQFKNFFRQFKEMAAVLETV from the exons ATGCTGCCAAAACATGCAGTTCAAGTTATTCGTCATGTATGGAATGAGCAGGGCAAATCCATTAGTGTGTCAGAAGATGCAAGAAATATGGCCACAGTGGGGCAG tTTGTAGATATTAAATGGAAACTGGGAGTTGCGATGAGCTCTGACACCTGCAGGTCTCTGAAGTATCCTTATGTTACAGTGACGCTAAAAGTGGCAGACCCTTCAGGACAAATAACAGACAAGTCTTTCGAAATGACGATCCCACAGTTCAAG AACTTCTTCAGACAGTTCAAGGAAATGGCAGCTGTTCTTGAAACAGTTTGA